The nucleotide sequence AGCTACATTGTGCTTTTTACCTACCTTCAACACAATAAAGTAGCCTAACCCTACAACAACCACGCCAAATACAGCACTAAGTGACCGTAAAGCCAGAGCTGAACTGCCAAATAACAAACCCCAACCATGCAAGAGCTCGTAATACAGTGGCGGGTGTACATCCCTGGCCGAGCCGAGCCAAACACCGAGCCAATCTTTACTAGAGAGCATAATACTGAATCCTTCATCGTGCCATATGCTTGATTTAGTAATGCCGAAGGCTCTAGTAACTACAGCTAAAATGATAATTAAGACTAGAACCAATAGCCAATGCCTATTTAGCGTCTTGGAAAATTTATTAAAACTATTTTTTATACTTACCACGTATCAACTGCCAGCGTATCTTAGCTAAGTCACCGAAGGTTTGTATTGAGGCCTTTATGGGTGATGTACCGCTAATTTTGCTTCCTTGCTTAATGTCATGCCAATCAGGCACATCGATAATACCAATCGTGTAGCCTTTTTTTCTAGCTATCGCTAGCACCTCCATATCAAAGCCCCAGCTATCGATCGTCTGTAAGGGGAATATTGATTGTGCCGATTCTTTGGTGAACCCCTTGAAGCCACACTGGGTATCGGCTATACCTGGTAGTAGAACCATCTGAACTAACATATTGCCAGCTCCTGAAATTAACTTACGGATACCTTTATGGCTCTTTTGAAGGTCCCTAACGCATATAGCAAGTTGGCTGCCGGATTGCATTAGGCTAACAGCTTCCTTGATGTATTTGAGGGGTGTCGCTAAATCTGCATCCATAAAAATAATATACTGCCCCTTGGCCTCTAGCATACCCTTTTTGACTTGCAGGCCTTTAATAAACTTACCTTTAGGCTTCGGGCCAACATCGATGACTTTGATTTTATTAAAAACTTTAGAATGAGCATTTACTTCCTTGATGGTGTCATCTGGGCTTCTTGCATCAACCACCAAGACCTCGATATTGAGCTTTTCTTTGCTAGCGTACTTGTGTAGCTGATCTAGTGTTGGTCCTATCCTGCCCTGCTCATTATAGGTTGGTATTACAATACTTATTAGGTCTTTCATTGATTTATCTCGCAGGCACTAAATAGTAGCTTGCCATTAAAGTCTGAATAGAAATCCTTGACTGTGGCATTAGGGAATTTTGCCTTAACAATAGCTACCTGTTTATCGTGGTCGGCTCCAGCTGGCACTATTATAAGGATATTTGTAGTATTAGCTATTGGTAGGTCTCTTAGCTGGGCAGTATCCAGTAGACTATACTGAGACTTTTTATGGGTTAGATACTCGATTGTGTTGGCCTCATAACCGCCCATAATAACATAATTACTTCGTGCGGGATTATTTGTAGAGATCAAATATTTGGCGATTGCCACT is from Patescibacteria group bacterium and encodes:
- a CDS encoding glycosyltransferase, which gives rise to MKDLISIVIPTYNEQGRIGPTLDQLHKYASKEKLNIEVLVVDARSPDDTIKEVNAHSKVFNKIKVIDVGPKPKGKFIKGLQVKKGMLEAKGQYIIFMDADLATPLKYIKEAVSLMQSGSQLAICVRDLQKSHKGIRKLISGAGNMLVQMVLLPGIADTQCGFKGFTKESAQSIFPLQTIDSWGFDMEVLAIARKKGYTIGIIDVPDWHDIKQGSKISGTSPIKASIQTFGDLAKIRWQLIRGKYKK